The Streptomyces sp. NBC_01463 DNA window AGGTTGTCCACCGTCGGCCCACAGGCGGGCCGCCGTTTTCCCCAGTCCGGACGGGCTTCTCCACACCGCTGTCCACTGTTCGGCAACGCAACACCCGCTTTCACCGCACCGAGTGAAAGGCGTCACACCAAGAGGGTCGGTTGGGCTGTGGGGAAGGTGGGTAAAGCTGGGGACAGGCCTGGGGAGAAACCCCCCTGCCCTGTGCATCGGTTGTGCAGAACTTTCGGGTGTCCACAGAAACCCCGGGTTGTCCACCGGTGCCACCCACAGGGTCGGTGGACAAAAAACAGGGTCTGACCTGCGAAAACGACGTTATCCACGGTTTCCACAGGCCCTACTACTACTGCCACCTATAGTTAGCCCGGAATCCGCTTCGAAGTGGGGCCTGTGCACAACTCGGCGCCGGAGCTCCCCGAACCTCTTGTCGCGACTTGACCCCGAGCAGCACCGAGTGTCGGTGCCGTACGTCAGACTGGTCCCCGGCGTCCTCCCCCGGCATCGGTGGAGCGACCCGACCAGACGACGAAGGCCAGCAGGGCGAGCGAGCAACAGCAGGAGGCGGTTCCGGTGAAGATCCGGGTGGAGCGCGATGTACTCGCGGAGGCTGTGGCCTGGGTGGCCCGTAGCCTCCCGGCCCGTCCGCCGGCGCCCGTTCTCGCGGGCCTTCTGCTGAAGGCTGAGGACGGAGCCCTCAGCTTCTCGAGCTTCGACTACGAGGTCTCGGCCCGGGTCTCGGTGGACGCCGAGATCGAGGAGGACGGCACGGTGCTCGTCTCCGGCCGGCTGCTCGCCGACATCTGCCGCGCCCTGCCCAACCGGCCGGTCGAGATTTCCACAGACGGTGTACGGGCGACCGTCGCCTGCGGCTCCTCGCGGTTCACACTCCACACCCTGCCTGTGGAGGAGTACCCGGCACTCCCGCAGATGCCGACCGCGACCGGCACCGTGCCCGGTGAGGTCTTCGCCTCCGCCGCGGCCCAGGTCGCCATCGCCGCCGGCCGCGACGACACGCTGCCCGTGCTCACCGGTGTGCGGATCGAGATCGAGGGCGACACCGTCACCCTCGCCTCCACCGACCGCTACCGCTTCGCCGTCCGCGAGTTCCTCTGGAAGCCGGAGAACGCCGACGCGTCCGCCGTCGCCCTGGTGCCCGCCAAGACGCTGCTGGACACCGCCAAGGCGCTCACCAGCGGCGACACGGTGACGCTGGCGCTGTCGGGCTCCGGTGCCGGAGAGGGCCTCATCGGCTTCGAGGGCGCGGGCCGGCGCACCACCACCCGACTGCTCGAAGGCGATCTGCCGAAGTACCGCACGCTCTTCCCCACCGAGTTCAACTCGGTCGCGGTCATCGAGACGGCCCCCTTCGTCGAGGCCGTCAAGCGTGTGGCCCTGGTCGCCGAGCGGAACACCCCGGTGCGGCTCACCTTCGAGCAGGGCGTGCTGATCCTGGAAGCGGGTTCCAGCGACGACGCACAGGCTGTGGAGCGCGTCGACGCGGTGCTGGAGGGCGACGACATCTCGATCGCCTTCAACCCGACCTTCCTGCTGGACGGCCTGAGCGCCATCGACTCCCCGGTCGCCCAGCTCTCCTTCACGACGTCCACCAAGCCCGCGCTGCTCAGCGGCCGGCCGGCCGTGGACGCCGAGGCGGATGATGCGTACAAGTACCTGATCATGCCGGTCCGCCTCTCCGGCTGATCCGGTCACCGGTCCTGCCCGACGTCCAAGGAATCGCGGCAGGACCCGACGGGCACGTTCAGCGCCGAGCATGCCCGGCGTCCTGTCCCCTGCCGGGCGTAGGCTCGGTCCAGGGTACGAATCGGCACAACGCTTAAGGAATCTCTGATGGAGCTCGGTCTCGTCGGCCTCGGCAAGATGGGCGGCAACATGCGCGAGCGCATCCGCCGCGCTGGCCACACCGTCATCGGTTACGACCGCAACCCGGACGTCGCCGATGTCCACAGTCTCGAAGAGCTTGTGGGCAAGCTGAAGGGCCCGCGGGTCGTGTGGGTCATGGTCCCGGCAGGTGCCGCGACCCAGTCCACGATCGACGAGCTCGCCGAGCTGCTCTCGCCCGGCGACATCGTCGTGGACGGCGGGAACTCCCGCTGGACCGACGACGAGAAGCACGCGGTCGAGCTGGGCATCAAGGGCATCGGCTTCGTCGACTGCGGCGTCTCCGGCGGTGTCTGGGGCCTGGAGAACGGCTACGCGCTGATGTACGGCGGCGACGCCGAGAACGTCGCGAAGGTCCAGCCGGTCTTCGACGCACTGAAGCCCGAGGGCGACTTCGGTTCCGTCCACGCGGGCAAGGTCGGCGCCGGCCACTTCGCGAAGATGGTTCACAACGGCATCGAGTACGCCATGATGCAGGCCTACGCCGAGGGCTGGGAGCTCCTGGAGAAGGTCGACTCCGTCACCGACGTGCGCGAGGTCTTCCGCTCCTGGCAGGAGGGCACGGTCATCCGTTCCTGGCTGCTCGACCTGGCGGTCAACGCGCTGGACGACGACGAGCACCTGGACCAGCTCCGTGGCTTCGCCGCCGACTCCGGCGAGGGCCGCTGGACGGTGGAGGCCGCGATCGACAACGCCGTGCCGCTGCCCGCGATCACCGCGTCGCTCTTCGCCCGCTTCGCCTCGCGCCAGGACGACTCCCCGCAGATGAAGATGATCGCCGCGCTGCGCAACCAGTTCGGTGGCCACGCGGTCGAGAACAAGAAGTAGCCACAACGAGGAGCGGGCCCGGCCGGTCGGTCGGGCCCCGCCCCACGAAGCACGGAGCAGCAGCCGGGAAGGTCGGCGTACACCATGCACGTCACGCATCTGTCGCTGGCCGACTTCCGCTCGTACGCCCGGGTCGAGGTGCCTCTCGACCCGGGCGTCACCGCGTTCGTGGGGGCCAACGGCCAGGGCAAGACGAATCTGGTCGAGGCCGTCGGCTATCTCGCGACGCTCGGCAGCCACCGGGTCTCATCCGACGCACCGCTGGTGCGCATGGGCGCCGAGCGGGCCGTGATCAGGGCCGCCGTCACCCAGGGCGAGCGGTCCCAGCTGATCGAGCTCGAGCTGAATCCGGGCAAGGCCAATCGCGCCCGGATCAATAGATCGTCGCAGGTCAGACCGCGTGATGTGCTGGGCATAGTGCGTACGGTGCTGTTCGCGCCTGAGGACCTGGCGCTGGTCAAGGGCGACCCCGGCGAGCGCCGGCGGTTCCTCGACGAGCTGGTCACGGCACGCTCGCCGCGGATGGCCGGAGTGCGTTCCGACTACGAGCGGGTGCTGAAACAGCGCAACACCCTGCTGAAGTCCGCGGCGATGGCGCGCCGGCACGGTGGACGCTCCATGGACCTGTCGACGCTCGACGTCTGGGACCAGCACCTGGGGCGGGTGGGCGCCGAACTGCTGGCGCAGCGTCTCGACCTGATCGCGACCCTCCAGCCGCTGGCCGACAAGGCCTACGCGGACGTGGCGCCTGGCGGCGGTCCGGTGACGCTGGAGTACCGGAGCTCGGTCGGCGCGGGTGTGGAGCCCGCGCGCACGCGCGAGGAGCTGTACGCGCAGCTGATCGAGGCCCTCGCCGAGGTGCGCAAGCAGGAGATCGAGCGCGGTGTGACGCTCGTCGGCCCGCACCGCG harbors:
- the dnaN gene encoding DNA polymerase III subunit beta — encoded protein: MKIRVERDVLAEAVAWVARSLPARPPAPVLAGLLLKAEDGALSFSSFDYEVSARVSVDAEIEEDGTVLVSGRLLADICRALPNRPVEISTDGVRATVACGSSRFTLHTLPVEEYPALPQMPTATGTVPGEVFASAAAQVAIAAGRDDTLPVLTGVRIEIEGDTVTLASTDRYRFAVREFLWKPENADASAVALVPAKTLLDTAKALTSGDTVTLALSGSGAGEGLIGFEGAGRRTTTRLLEGDLPKYRTLFPTEFNSVAVIETAPFVEAVKRVALVAERNTPVRLTFEQGVLILEAGSSDDAQAVERVDAVLEGDDISIAFNPTFLLDGLSAIDSPVAQLSFTTSTKPALLSGRPAVDAEADDAYKYLIMPVRLSG
- the gnd gene encoding decarboxylating 6-phosphogluconate dehydrogenase encodes the protein MELGLVGLGKMGGNMRERIRRAGHTVIGYDRNPDVADVHSLEELVGKLKGPRVVWVMVPAGAATQSTIDELAELLSPGDIVVDGGNSRWTDDEKHAVELGIKGIGFVDCGVSGGVWGLENGYALMYGGDAENVAKVQPVFDALKPEGDFGSVHAGKVGAGHFAKMVHNGIEYAMMQAYAEGWELLEKVDSVTDVREVFRSWQEGTVIRSWLLDLAVNALDDDEHLDQLRGFAADSGEGRWTVEAAIDNAVPLPAITASLFARFASRQDDSPQMKMIAALRNQFGGHAVENKK
- the recF gene encoding DNA replication/repair protein RecF — encoded protein: MHVTHLSLADFRSYARVEVPLDPGVTAFVGANGQGKTNLVEAVGYLATLGSHRVSSDAPLVRMGAERAVIRAAVTQGERSQLIELELNPGKANRARINRSSQVRPRDVLGIVRTVLFAPEDLALVKGDPGERRRFLDELVTARSPRMAGVRSDYERVLKQRNTLLKSAAMARRHGGRSMDLSTLDVWDQHLGRVGAELLAQRLDLIATLQPLADKAYADVAPGGGPVTLEYRSSVGAGVEPARTREELYAQLIEALAEVRKQEIERGVTLVGPHRDDLVLGLRGMPAKGYASHGESWSYALALRLASYDLLRTEGNEPVLVLDDVFAELDARRRERLAELVAPGEQVLVTAAVDDDVPGVLAGARYAVSAGEVERL